The proteins below come from a single Tenuifilum thalassicum genomic window:
- the ppdK gene encoding pyruvate, phosphate dikinase: MSKVKRVYVFGNKTAEGKADMRNLLGGKGANLAEMCLLGLPVPAGFTITTDTCNEYYKNNNELPAELIPEIWDAMAKVEEMMGMKYGDAENPLLVSCRSGARKSMPGMMDTVLNIGLCSSTIPGLIKKTNNPRFVWDSYRRLIMMYADVVMEKAEGIEPEDGKGIRKILDEILDEYKEKKGYKSDTDLTADDLQFLAEEFKKTVKKVLGKEFPDDAKEQLLGGIKAVFKSWNGKKAVSYRRIEGIPDDWGTAVNVQTMVFGNMGDTSATGVAFTRNPATGENVFYGEWLVNAQGEDVVAGIRTPNPLNNETKNEQNKHLPSMEELMPETYKELVEIRNTLEKAFKDMQDIEFTIQEGKLYMLQCRAGKRTGTAALNMAMDMLHEGLIDEKTAVLRVDPAQLDELLHPICDPQEESKVSPIVKGLPAGPGAAVGKVVFTAEDAVAWNRKGEKVILLREETNPEDVEGMRAAMGILTARGGMTSHAALVARGWGKCCIVGAGALKVNSAQKIAKIEGTDIEIKEGDVLTLNGTKGNVYTAELKLMEATENPRFQEFMKLVDKYRQMGVRTNADTPEDAKVARDFGAEGIGLFRTEHMFYGKGSEEPLFLLRKMILSSTEQERRSALDELFVYVKRDLKNTMLAMDTLPVTFRLLDPPLHEFVPQSKDKQEELAKALGISVEAIQKRGETLHEVNPMMGHRGVRLGVTYPEVTEMQIRAIFEATAELMKEGKTPKPEIMVPVTCDVSELDFTKKIVDRVYAEVCQKFGINAIEYKYGTMIEIPRACLLADRIANTAEFFSFGTNDLTQMTFGFSRDDIGGFLHDYLDKKMLSADPFQTIDQDGVGQLIEMGVKKGRSTRPELKVGICGEQGGDPASVEFCFKNGLTYVSCSPFRVPIARLAAAQASIKFGK; this comes from the coding sequence ATGTCAAAAGTTAAAAGAGTTTACGTCTTTGGGAATAAGACGGCCGAAGGAAAAGCAGATATGCGAAATCTGCTTGGCGGAAAGGGTGCTAACCTAGCAGAGATGTGCCTTTTAGGCTTACCAGTACCTGCTGGTTTCACCATTACCACAGATACCTGTAACGAGTATTACAAAAATAACAATGAGCTACCAGCAGAGCTGATCCCTGAAATTTGGGATGCTATGGCCAAGGTAGAAGAAATGATGGGCATGAAATATGGCGACGCAGAAAATCCACTACTTGTAAGTTGCCGTTCTGGTGCTCGTAAATCAATGCCAGGTATGATGGATACCGTTTTGAATATTGGTCTTTGCTCTTCAACCATTCCTGGCCTTATCAAAAAAACCAACAATCCTCGCTTTGTATGGGACTCGTACCGTCGTCTTATCATGATGTATGCCGACGTGGTAATGGAAAAAGCAGAAGGTATTGAGCCAGAAGATGGAAAGGGTATCCGCAAAATTCTTGATGAGATACTTGATGAATACAAAGAGAAAAAAGGGTATAAATCAGATACCGATCTTACAGCTGATGACCTTCAGTTCCTTGCTGAGGAATTCAAAAAGACCGTGAAAAAGGTACTAGGCAAAGAGTTCCCCGACGATGCCAAAGAACAGCTTTTAGGTGGTATCAAAGCAGTTTTCAAGAGCTGGAATGGTAAAAAAGCTGTTTCGTATCGTAGGATTGAAGGCATTCCCGACGATTGGGGTACTGCTGTGAACGTTCAAACCATGGTATTTGGTAACATGGGCGATACCTCTGCAACAGGTGTTGCATTTACTCGTAACCCCGCTACTGGCGAGAACGTTTTTTATGGTGAATGGCTTGTAAACGCTCAAGGAGAAGACGTAGTTGCAGGTATTCGTACTCCAAACCCATTAAACAACGAAACAAAGAACGAGCAAAACAAGCACCTTCCAAGTATGGAAGAGCTAATGCCTGAAACCTATAAAGAACTTGTAGAAATCCGCAATACCCTTGAGAAAGCATTCAAGGATATGCAGGATATTGAGTTCACCATCCAGGAAGGTAAGCTATACATGCTTCAATGCCGTGCTGGTAAGCGTACTGGAACTGCGGCTTTGAACATGGCCATGGATATGTTACACGAAGGACTAATTGACGAAAAAACTGCAGTTTTACGTGTAGACCCAGCTCAACTCGATGAACTACTTCACCCAATCTGCGATCCTCAAGAGGAATCAAAGGTTAGTCCAATTGTTAAAGGTCTTCCTGCTGGACCAGGTGCTGCAGTAGGTAAAGTTGTTTTCACTGCTGAAGATGCAGTTGCTTGGAATCGTAAAGGTGAAAAAGTAATCCTATTACGTGAAGAAACTAACCCTGAAGATGTTGAGGGTATGCGTGCAGCTATGGGTATCCTAACTGCTCGCGGAGGCATGACCTCACACGCTGCACTTGTTGCTCGTGGTTGGGGTAAATGTTGTATTGTTGGTGCTGGTGCATTAAAAGTAAACTCCGCACAAAAGATTGCAAAAATAGAAGGCACCGATATCGAAATAAAAGAAGGCGATGTACTTACCCTAAATGGAACCAAAGGTAATGTTTACACAGCCGAACTCAAACTTATGGAAGCAACCGAGAACCCTCGTTTCCAGGAGTTTATGAAATTGGTTGACAAATACCGTCAAATGGGAGTTCGCACTAATGCAGATACTCCAGAGGATGCTAAGGTTGCTCGTGATTTTGGTGCAGAAGGTATTGGTCTGTTCCGCACCGAGCATATGTTCTATGGTAAAGGATCAGAAGAGCCCCTATTCCTACTTCGTAAGATGATTCTTAGCTCAACCGAGCAAGAACGTCGCAGCGCGCTTGATGAGCTATTTGTTTATGTTAAGCGTGACCTAAAGAACACTATGCTTGCAATGGATACCCTCCCTGTTACCTTCCGCCTGCTAGACCCACCTCTACACGAGTTTGTTCCACAAAGCAAGGATAAGCAAGAGGAACTTGCTAAGGCGCTTGGTATTTCAGTTGAGGCAATCCAAAAACGTGGTGAAACACTTCATGAGGTTAACCCAATGATGGGACACCGTGGTGTGCGTCTTGGAGTTACCTACCCTGAAGTTACCGAAATGCAGATTCGTGCTATTTTTGAGGCTACTGCTGAACTAATGAAAGAAGGCAAAACACCTAAGCCTGAAATTATGGTTCCAGTAACCTGCGATGTTTCAGAACTTGATTTCACTAAGAAGATAGTTGACCGCGTTTATGCTGAGGTTTGCCAGAAATTTGGTATCAATGCTATTGAGTATAAGTATGGTACCATGATTGAGATTCCTCGTGCTTGCCTACTAGCCGATAGAATTGCTAATACAGCCGAGTTCTTCTCATTTGGTACAAATGACCTTACCCAGATGACATTTGGCTTCAGCCGCGATGACATTGGTGGATTCTTACACGATTACCTTGATAAGAAGATGCTTTCAGCTGACCCATTCCAAACCATTGATCAGGATGGTGTTGGCCAGCTAATTGAAATGGGTGTTAAGAAAGGTCGTTCAACACGTCCTGAGCTTAAGGTAGGTATCTGCGGTGAGCAAGGTGGTGATCCTGCTTCTGTTGAGTTCTGCTTCAAGAATGGCTTAACCTACGTAAGCTGCTCACCATTTAGAGTACCTATTGCCCGTTTAGCTGCTGCTCAGGCAAGCATTAAATTTGGCAAATAA